Proteins from a genomic interval of Arachis hypogaea cultivar Tifrunner chromosome 10, arahy.Tifrunner.gnm2.J5K5, whole genome shotgun sequence:
- the LOC112718086 gene encoding F-box/kelch-repeat protein At3g23880, translating to MAAQHPTAALLLCEVVMEILSWVPAKPVTRLKLVCKSWNSIISHPHFVKLHLHRSPKNAILLFTRTQALTLGEKEKQDLVLSSVESFIRNPSSSLDAQENRHSLHVDDRVSGSCNGLVCVARMLCDHNNGVCDIWFRLWNPLTGFVSENSPCLRVNVYNSLGFGYDESSDSYKVVTLIRDSVTAQVYSFRGSSWKTINSLPAFLLFAEDINGHFIGGTLNWLVLRNPHGPGYDWADVTLDMLMIVSFDLKSDTHKQILLPKGIDEVPGQTPILGVWGNRLYLLHNYKNTHFIAWQMKEFGDENSWTQLLKISFHHLGVEMLSFPEFIFENGNIFMLRGRHSFEEVFYDRRDNSVKRFNINNLDFDAFDYVESLVQPC from the coding sequence ATGGCGGCTCAACACCCAACAGCGGCGCTCCTCTTGTGTGAAGTGGTGATGGAGATCCTCTCTTGGGTTCCAGCAAAGCCTGTCACGCGCCTCAAGCTTGTGTGCAAGTCATGGAACTCCATCATCTCCCACCCTCACTTCGTCAAACTTCACCTTCACCGTTCACCCAAAAATGCCATCCTCCTCTTTACGCGAACACAAGCGCTCACCCTCGGCGAAAAAGAAAAACAGGACTTAGTGTTGAGTAGCGTTGAATCTTTCATCCGAAATCCATCATCCTCTCTTGATGCTCAAGAGAATCGCCACTCTCTACATGTAGATGACCGGGTTTCGGGTTCATGCAACGGGTTGGTTTGTGTGGCCCGTATGCTTTGCGACCACAACAACGGTGTTTGCGATATCTGGTTTCGTTTATGGAACCCTCTCACAGGGTTTGTTTCAGAGAACTCGCCGTGCTTACGTGTCAATGTGTATAATTCTTTAGGGTTTGGGTATGATGAGTCAAGTGACAGTTACAAGGTAGTGACTCTCATTCGGGATTCTGTAACTGCGCAAGTTTATAGCTTCCGTGGCAGTTCTTGGAAGACGATCAACAGTCTCCCTGCTTTTCTGCTTTTCGCTGAAGATATTAATGGCCACTTCATCGGTGGCACTCTTAATTGGCTAGTTCTCCGTAACCCGCATGGACCTGGTTATGATTGGGCTGATGTTACACTTGATATGTTAATGATTGTTTCTTTTGACCTGAAATCGGATACACATAAACAGATTCTGCTTCCAAAGGGTATCGATGAGGTCCCCGGTCAAACGCCAATTCTGGGAGTTTGGGGAAATAGGCTGTATCTTCTTCATAATTACAAGAACACTCATTTTATTGCATGGCAAATGAAGGAGTTTGGAGATGAAAATTCTTGGACTCAATTGCTAAAGATTAGTTTTCACCATCTCGGTGTTGAAATGCTATCATTTCCGGAGTTTATATTTGAGAATGGAAATATCTTCATGTTGAGAGGCAGGCATAGTTTTGAGGAAGTTTTTTATGACCGAAGAGATAATAGTGTTAAACGCTTTAACATCAACAATCTTGACTTCGATGCATTTGATTATGTTGAGAGCTTGGTTCAGCCTTGTTAA
- the LOC112717121 gene encoding UPF0496 protein At4g34320, with protein MGIHLSKNTTEASSSAGINFNSNVATELSSYEAACKIDSDMQSFDAALQTRTNQAINTIALGVELRSLSFESLKQVTKCLLDMNQDVVKMILNCKRDIWKDKELFDLVEEYFDNSLKTLDFYNALEKCLKRAADNQLLILVAFQLFDEETEVGSSRFVRTLQGLKNFKAAGDPFTEEFFQIYQSVYNQQILMLEKLRLRTNKIDKKLKHIHTWRKVSSVIFVVTVAAVLICSVVAAAVASPHVAAALAAATAIPIGSMGKWIDSLLKKYEDALKGEKGVGISAQVGTYVAIKDLENIRVLIDRLEVEIESLMQNVDFAIEQEAVKVAIEEIKRKLGVFMKNVEDLGVQADSCSRDIMRARTVVLQKIIMLPHS; from the coding sequence ATGGGGATCCATTTGAGCAAGAACACCACTGAAGCATCATCTTCTGCTGGCATCAACTTCAATTCCAATGTAGCCACTGAATTGAGCTCTTATGAGGCTGCTTGCAAGATTGACTCTGATATGCAGTCCTTTGATGCCGCCCTTCAAACTCGCACGAATCAAGCCATCAATACTATTGCTCTTGGCGTGGAACTCCGCTCCCTTTCGTTCGAATCGCTCAAGCAAGTTACCAAATGCCTCTTGGATATGAATCAGGATGTTGTAAAGATGATCTTGAACTGCAAGAGAGATATTTGGAAGGACAAAGAGCTATTTGATCTTGTTGAGGAGTACTTTGATAACAGTTTGAAGACATTGGATTTCTATAATGCGCTGGAGAAGTGCCTGAAGCGCGCTGCGGATAACCAATTGCTTATCCTTGTTGCCTTCCAACTGTTTGATGAGGAAACTGAGGTTGGGAGCAGCCGGTTCGTGAGGACACTGCAGGGTCTGAAGAATTTTAAGGCTGCTGGTGATCCTTTTACTGAGGAATTCTTCCAAATTTACCAGTCTGTGTATAACCAGCAGATACTTATGCTTGAGAAGTTGCGGCTGAGGACAAATAAGATTGATAAGAAGCTGAAACACATACATACTTGGAGGAAGGTGTCGAGCGTTATATTCGTGGTAACTGTTGCTGCTGTATTGATATGCTCTGTTGTGGCAGCAGCCGTGGCCTCGCCTCATGTTGCAGCAGCTCTGGCTGCTGCTACTGCGATCCCAATTGGCTCAATGGGGAAGTGGATTGACTCTTTGTTGAAGAAATATGAAGATGCACTTAAAGGGGAAAAGGGGGTAGGTATCTCGGCACAAGTTGGCACTTATGTTGCTATAAAAGATTTGGAGAATATCCGGGTTCTCATTGATCGGCTGGAAGTTGAGATTGAATCTCTGATGCAGAATGTTGATTTCGCCATCGAGCAAGAAGCTGTGAAGGTTGCAATAgaggagatcaagaggaagttGGGAGTATTTATGAAGAATGTTGAAGATTTAGGAGTCCAAGCCGATTCGTGTAGTCGTGACATCATGAGGGCAAGGACAGTGGTTCTACAAAAAATTATAATGCTTCCTCACAGCTGA
- the LOC112717119 gene encoding GDSL esterase/lipase 1, protein MASPKFNYFCFLVLFVASNIIILDPTLCLGNGDDDMCLVRKQHAALFVFGDSLFDAGNNNYINTTADFQSNYPPYGETFFNYPSGRFSDGRVLPDFIAEYAKLPLIQPYLFPGNQIYSDGINFASAGAGALVETYQGLVIDLKTQLSYFQKVSKVLKKKLGDTEAKTLLAKAVYLINIGSNDYLVPLSKNSTSASSYEKYVGMVVGNISNVIKGIHEVGGRKVGILNQPPFGCILALKLRLNGTKGSCVEEASSLAKMHNNVLSVELQKLKTQLRGFKYSYFDYYNWVFDVIKHPSKYGFKESGVACCGSGLYNGDYTCGGKRASKDYDLCKNPSDYVFFDSVHPTERVNKIFSQIMWSGNQTSTGPYNLKTLFEV, encoded by the exons aTGGCAAGtccaaaattcaattatttcTGCTTCTTAGTTTTGTTTGTTGCTAGCAATATCATCATCCTTGATCCAACTTTGTGCCTCGGCAATGGAGATGATGATATGTGCCTCGTAAGAAAACAACATGCTGCACTATTTGTGTTTGGAGATTCATTATTTGATGCTGGAAACAACAATTACATAAATACCACTGCTGATTTTCAGTCAAATTATCCACCTTATGGTGAAACCTTCTTCAACTACCCATCAGGTAGATTTTCTGATGGACGTGTGCTTCCAGATTTTATTG CTGAGTATGCTAAGTTGCCATTGATCCAACCATATCTATTTCCTGGTAATCAAATATACAGTGATGGAATCAATTTTGCATCAGCAGGAGCTGGAGCTTTGGTTGAAACCTATCAAGGACTG GTGATAGATCTAAAAACTCAATtaagttattttcaaaaagtcAGCAAAGTATTGAAGAAGAAGCTTGGAGATACAGAAGCTAAAACCCTGCTAGCCAAAGCTGTTTACCTTATTAATATTGGAAGCAATGACTATTTAGTCCCCTTGTCAAAAAATTCAACAAGTGCATCCTCATATGAGAAATATGTAGGCATGGTAGTAGGCAATATTTCAAACGTAATAAAA GGAATCCATGAAGTAGGAGGAAGGAAAGTGGGGATTCTTAACCAGCCACCTTTTGGTTGCATTCTAGCACTGAAGCTAAGGCTAAATGGAACCAAGGGTTCATGCGTGGAAGAAGCTTCATCATTAGCCAAAATGCATAACAATGTTCTTTCTGTGGAACTTCAAAAGTTAAAGACACAGCTCAGAGGATTTAAATATTCATACTTTGATTACTATAATTGGGTTTTTGATGTAATAAAACACCCTTCAAAATATG GATTTAAAGAAAGTGGTGTGGCATGCTGTGGGAGTGGCCTTTACAATGGTGATTACACTTGTGGAGGCAAAAGAGCATCCAAAGATTATGATTTGTGTAAGAATCCAAGTGATTATGTGTTCTTTGATTCGGTTCATCCTACTGAAAGGGTTAATAAGATTTTTTCTCAGATTATGTGGAGTGGAAATCAAACTTCTACAGGTCCATACAATCTAAAAACACTATTTGAAGTTTGA